The [Chlorobium] sp. 445 genome has a segment encoding these proteins:
- a CDS encoding oligopeptidase B (PtrB; oligopeptidase that cleaves peptide bonds following arginine and lysine residues): MPPKPPVAKKIPKTDVLHGETRVDNYFWLREKSNPEVIRYLEEENAYTDAMTADIKAFEEALYKEIRGRIKETDLSVPYKKGDYWYYVRFEEGKQYGIYCRKQKSMEEGQEEILLDLNELGKDKPFIALGEYAVSDNGELLAYSLDLTGFRQYLLQIKNLKTGEVYPEKIERVTGAEWAADNQTLFYTQEDSLTKRSHKLFRHKVGEPVEKDALLFEEKDELYRLFVSRTRDQKYILRSSASSETYEFWYLDSQKPMEEFKVILPREEKHKYTVEHREGLFYIRTNKDAKNFRLVTAPVERPTEWTEVLAHRPSVKLEEVDVFKNHLVIHEREAGLLKMQIINFSTKESHEIAFPEPTYDAYPYVNPEFNTNLYRYGYQSLVTPASVFEYNMDTREQKLLKETEIVGGYDKTQFQSERIFATASDGTKIPISLVYKKGFKKDGTAPALLYGYGSYGISMDASFSVARLSLLERGMLFAIAHIRGGGDLGEEWHENGKMMKKMNTFTDFIACAEHLFKEKYTSPNRLAIQGASAGGLLIGAVINLRPDICKVAHLGVPFVDVINTMLDESLPLTVGEFLEWGNPKIKAEYDYIKQYCPYTNLAPKKYPAILVTTSLNDSQVMYWEPAKYVAKLRTLKQDKNLLLLKTNMSAGHSGASGRFDRLKEIAFEYAVMMRELGITK; this comes from the coding sequence CTGCCACCAAAACCGCCTGTTGCAAAGAAAATTCCAAAAACTGATGTATTGCATGGTGAGACGCGCGTAGATAACTATTTCTGGCTGCGTGAAAAATCCAATCCTGAAGTGATTCGCTATCTCGAAGAAGAAAATGCTTACACCGATGCGATGACGGCTGACATCAAAGCCTTTGAGGAAGCACTCTACAAAGAAATTAGAGGGCGCATCAAAGAAACAGATTTGAGCGTGCCATACAAAAAAGGCGACTACTGGTATTATGTACGCTTCGAAGAAGGCAAGCAGTATGGCATCTATTGCCGCAAGCAGAAGTCAATGGAAGAAGGGCAAGAAGAAATTTTGCTTGATTTGAATGAACTGGGCAAAGACAAACCATTTATCGCACTGGGCGAATATGCCGTAAGTGACAACGGCGAACTGCTGGCGTATTCACTCGATCTAACAGGCTTTCGTCAGTATCTCTTGCAAATCAAAAATCTTAAGACCGGTGAAGTTTATCCTGAAAAAATTGAGCGCGTAACTGGCGCAGAGTGGGCAGCTGACAATCAAACGCTGTTCTACACGCAAGAAGATTCGCTTACAAAGCGTAGCCACAAACTCTTCCGACATAAAGTCGGTGAGCCAGTTGAAAAAGACGCATTGCTCTTCGAAGAAAAAGATGAACTGTATCGTTTGTTCGTCTCCCGCACGCGCGATCAGAAGTACATTTTGCGTAGCTCAGCAAGTTCAGAGACCTACGAGTTTTGGTATCTCGATAGCCAGAAGCCAATGGAAGAGTTTAAGGTGATTTTGCCACGCGAAGAAAAACACAAATACACAGTCGAGCATCGTGAGGGACTCTTTTACATTCGCACAAATAAAGACGCCAAAAATTTTCGTCTTGTTACTGCGCCTGTCGAAAGACCAACGGAGTGGACAGAAGTGCTGGCGCATCGTCCGAGTGTGAAACTCGAAGAAGTTGATGTCTTCAAAAATCATCTGGTGATACACGAGCGCGAAGCTGGGCTGCTGAAGATGCAAATCATAAACTTTAGCACAAAAGAATCGCACGAGATAGCTTTCCCCGAGCCAACCTATGATGCCTATCCGTATGTCAATCCAGAGTTTAACACGAACCTTTATCGCTACGGCTATCAATCGCTTGTCACCCCAGCATCGGTGTTTGAATACAATATGGACACACGTGAGCAGAAACTCTTGAAGGAAACTGAAATCGTAGGCGGCTACGACAAAACGCAGTTTCAAAGCGAGCGCATTTTTGCTACAGCCTCAGATGGTACGAAAATTCCGATTTCACTTGTCTATAAAAAAGGCTTCAAAAAAGATGGAACGGCACCGGCATTGCTTTATGGCTACGGTTCATATGGTATCTCAATGGATGCCTCGTTCAGTGTGGCGCGTCTTTCACTGTTGGAGCGTGGGATGCTGTTTGCAATTGCACACATTCGCGGCGGCGGCGACTTAGGCGAAGAGTGGCATGAAAACGGCAAGATGATGAAGAAAATGAATACCTTTACAGATTTTATTGCATGTGCAGAGCATCTCTTCAAGGAAAAATACACCTCACCGAATAGACTGGCGATTCAAGGTGCAAGTGCTGGTGGCTTGCTCATCGGTGCAGTAATCAATCTGCGTCCTGATATTTGCAAAGTCGCACATCTTGGCGTGCCGTTTGTTGATGTCATTAACACAATGCTCGATGAAAGTTTGCCGCTCACAGTTGGCGAATTTTTAGAATGGGGCAATCCGAAAATCAAAGCAGAATATGACTACATCAAACAGTATTGCCCCTACACTAACTTAGCACCAAAAAAATACCCGGCAATTCTTGTAACAACATCACTTAACGATAGCCAAGTCATGTATTGGGAACCTGCAAAATATGTAGCAAAATTGCGCACATTGAAGCAGGACAAAAATCTACTGTTGCTTAAAACCAATATGTCAGCAGGACACAGCGGCGCCAGCGGCAGATTTGATCGACTCAAAGAAATCGCATTTGAGTATGCGGTGATGATGCGTGAACTTGGTATCACAAAGTAA
- the bchD gene encoding magnesium chelatase ATPase subunit D, whose product MPSLSFGEIVDMELAKRALLLLAVDPTLGGVAIPASVGSGKSTLARAFARILPEDTPFVELPINATEDRLLGGLDLEAALATGKRLIEKGLLAKAHGGVLYVDSLNLLDSAISAQLIDVMSRGVVIVEREGLSAVHPAEFMLVATFDPSDGDVRMGLLDRIGLIVPFSAQSEAEIRAEVVRSVRAKELGHTVHHEDVHQEETALRALIFSAREDLRRVVIYDEQLEALSQAALELGVEGNRVDVFAAKAAMASAALNGETEVGESDLKLATKLVLLPRATRMPEPQEDEPAPAQPKQAPPSDKNESQDEQTNEQAQRPSPEEISEMLLETIETELPDVLQNLAFAEQRKGKSGKRGVAENTRRGKYIRAVSGNLREGKLALIPTLMAAAPWQHTRQAAQPHTAKKRLVIKKDDVRIKRFRDKAGTLFVFVVDSSGSMALNRMRQAKGAVASLLQNAYVHRDQVALIAFRGKTAEVLLPPSQSVERAKRELDILPTGGGTPLAAALLTAWKTIEQMRSKGNLRATLALITDGRANTALDQSQNDREKIQKEIDELALLIRSSHINTIVIDTQMNFLTKGEAQTLAQKLDGKYVYLPNARADQITQAVLS is encoded by the coding sequence ATGCCATCTCTCTCCTTTGGCGAAATCGTTGATATGGAGTTAGCAAAGCGTGCGCTGCTGTTGCTTGCAGTTGATCCAACTTTAGGCGGTGTGGCAATTCCGGCATCTGTAGGCTCTGGCAAGTCAACGCTGGCACGCGCCTTTGCTCGCATCTTGCCTGAAGATACACCGTTTGTCGAGTTGCCTATCAATGCCACAGAAGATCGTTTGCTTGGTGGACTAGACCTTGAAGCAGCACTTGCAACTGGCAAACGCTTGATTGAAAAAGGATTGCTTGCAAAGGCACACGGTGGTGTGCTTTATGTCGATTCACTCAATTTGCTCGATAGTGCAATTTCTGCGCAACTCATTGATGTAATGTCGCGTGGCGTGGTCATCGTTGAGCGTGAAGGACTCTCAGCAGTGCATCCTGCCGAATTTATGCTGGTTGCAACATTCGACCCAAGCGACGGCGATGTGAGAATGGGGCTGCTTGACCGCATTGGACTCATCGTGCCATTTTCAGCACAAAGTGAAGCAGAGATTCGTGCCGAAGTGGTGCGCAGCGTGCGTGCCAAAGAGTTAGGACACACAGTGCACCATGAAGATGTGCATCAAGAAGAAACAGCGTTGCGTGCGCTCATTTTCTCAGCACGTGAAGATTTGCGAAGAGTTGTCATTTATGATGAGCAGCTCGAGGCGCTATCGCAAGCTGCTTTGGAGCTTGGTGTAGAAGGCAATCGTGTCGATGTCTTTGCGGCAAAAGCGGCCATGGCAAGTGCCGCTTTGAACGGCGAGACCGAAGTCGGCGAGAGCGATCTCAAACTGGCAACGAAGTTGGTGCTCTTGCCGCGTGCCACACGTATGCCAGAACCACAAGAAGATGAACCAGCGCCAGCACAGCCAAAGCAAGCCCCGCCATCAGACAAAAATGAATCGCAAGATGAGCAGACTAATGAGCAAGCACAGCGCCCTTCGCCCGAAGAAATTAGTGAGATGCTTCTAGAGACCATTGAAACAGAGCTGCCTGATGTATTGCAGAATTTGGCATTTGCAGAGCAGCGAAAGGGTAAATCTGGCAAGCGTGGTGTAGCCGAAAACACGCGACGCGGCAAATACATTCGCGCAGTCAGCGGCAACTTGCGCGAAGGCAAACTTGCACTTATTCCAACCTTAATGGCAGCAGCACCGTGGCAACACACACGTCAAGCAGCACAACCTCACACTGCAAAAAAACGCTTGGTAATCAAAAAAGATGATGTGCGCATCAAGCGCTTTCGAGATAAAGCAGGCACGCTGTTCGTCTTTGTGGTCGATTCCTCAGGCTCCATGGCGCTCAATCGTATGCGTCAAGCTAAGGGTGCCGTGGCAAGCCTCCTACAAAATGCTTACGTTCATCGTGATCAAGTTGCGCTAATTGCATTTCGTGGCAAGACAGCCGAAGTCCTATTGCCGCCCTCGCAGAGTGTTGAGCGCGCTAAACGCGAACTTGATATCTTGCCCACTGGCGGCGGCACACCCTTAGCAGCAGCCTTACTTACAGCATGGAAAACCATTGAGCAAATGCGCTCAAAAGGTAACTTGCGTGCAACGCTTGCGCTCATCACAGATGGACGTGCAAATACCGCACTTGACCAATCACAGAACGACAGAGAAAAAATTCAGAAAGAAATTGATGAACTGGCTTTGCTCATTCGTTCAAGCCATATCAACACGATTGTGATTGATACACAGATGAATTTTCTTACTAAGGGTGAAGCCCAAACGTTAGCACAAAAACTGGATGGCAAATACGTGTATCTGCCTAATGCACGTGCTGACCAAATCACGCAAGCGGTGCTGTCGTAG
- a CDS encoding anthranilate/aminodeoxychorismate synthase component II (TrpG; with TrpE catalyzes the formation of anthranilate and glutamate from chorismate and glutamine; TrpG provides the glutamine amidotransferase activity) produces MILVIDNYDSFTYNLVQYLGELGAELEVYRNDALTIEAIRQKHPEKIVISPGPCTPKEAGISVPLIRAVQGEIPILGVCLGHQSIGEALGANVVRAPEPKHGKVSMIYHNGSALFKDVANPFQATRYHSLIVEQETLPALLSITAWTDDGLIMAMECTAKKLYGVQFHPESIMTLEGKHILKNFLEL; encoded by the coding sequence ATGATACTTGTCATTGACAACTACGATTCATTCACTTACAACCTTGTCCAATACTTAGGCGAACTCGGCGCTGAGCTTGAAGTCTACCGCAATGACGCACTCACAATTGAAGCCATTCGACAAAAGCATCCTGAAAAAATTGTCATCTCTCCAGGACCCTGCACACCGAAAGAAGCAGGTATTTCTGTACCGCTCATTCGAGCTGTGCAAGGTGAAATTCCAATCTTGGGCGTATGCTTAGGTCATCAATCTATCGGCGAAGCCTTAGGCGCAAACGTAGTGCGAGCACCAGAACCAAAGCATGGCAAAGTGTCCATGATTTATCACAATGGCAGTGCGCTGTTCAAAGATGTGGCAAATCCATTTCAAGCTACGCGCTACCATTCGCTGATTGTAGAGCAAGAAACCTTACCAGCCTTGCTGAGTATCACGGCGTGGACAGATGATGGGCTTATTATGGCAATGGAGTGCACCGCAAAAAAACTCTACGGCGTGCAGTTTCACCCTGAATCGATTATGACGCTCGAGGGCAAACACATACTCAAAAATTTTCTTGAGCTCTAA
- a CDS encoding thymidylate synthase (FAD): MHVRLISITAPLIKIEGKDISPEGLIAYCARVSSPNQENPDYAKLLRFCIRQKHWSIFEMVDMTVEITTTRAIAPQILRHRSFSFQEFSQRYAKVMNYELYDARRQDEKNRQNSLDDFDEETKAWFRSAQEEVVALAFKRYEEALAKGIAKECARSLLPLNTETRLYMKGSVRSWIHYLQVRCDPATQKEHRDIANAIREIFIEQFPIVSSALEWKKQETPVASTADNEQQ; the protein is encoded by the coding sequence ATGCACGTTCGTCTTATTTCTATAACTGCGCCGCTCATCAAAATTGAGGGTAAAGACATCTCACCTGAAGGGCTCATTGCTTACTGTGCACGTGTCTCAAGTCCGAATCAGGAAAATCCTGATTATGCTAAACTCTTGCGCTTCTGTATCCGGCAAAAGCACTGGAGTATTTTTGAGATGGTCGATATGACGGTTGAGATTACCACTACGCGTGCAATTGCGCCGCAAATTTTGCGCCACAGAAGTTTTTCCTTCCAGGAGTTTAGTCAACGCTATGCCAAAGTGATGAACTATGAGCTTTATGACGCACGCCGACAAGACGAAAAAAACAGGCAAAACTCATTAGACGACTTTGATGAAGAAACTAAAGCATGGTTTAGGTCAGCACAAGAAGAGGTGGTGGCGTTAGCGTTTAAGCGCTATGAAGAAGCCTTAGCGAAGGGCATTGCCAAAGAGTGTGCGCGCTCACTTTTGCCTCTGAACACCGAAACGCGTCTTTACATGAAAGGCTCTGTGCGCAGTTGGATTCACTACTTGCAAGTGCGCTGCGACCCAGCCACACAAAAAGAACATCGCGACATTGCCAATGCCATACGCGAAATTTTTATAGAGCAATTTCCAATCGTGAGCAGTGCCTTAGAGTGGAAAAAACAAGAAACACCAGTTGCAAGCACTGCAGATAA
- a CDS encoding endonuclease MutS2, which produces MMTLSEKLEFDKILRYAQRLCLSDMGRDRLNDASPILSLDALKLQLSKAAELKLLIESGEELPIPSLPDTRELYRKLAIEENYLQPKELLQVAMSLRVASQLKKFVFNRRETYPNLNLLTENLWMEKSLQHEITRVVDEFGEVRTTASDALAFIRSALEQKRSALRRKMESLLRRYSEAGMLMEDSITIRNGRLVLGFRVEHKYQVPGFIHDFSQSGQTVFIEPSDTLMLSNEIRDLEIQEVREIERILREVARVLREHIDNLLSNQEILAEFDALYAKARFAIETKSVMPELSAEKSLRIREAYHPWLLLTHKRLGKPTVPLTLELGEHNRVLVITGPNAGGKSVAMKTVGLLAYMLQFGFLLPCREDSRFALFDNIFVEIGDEQSIENDLSTFSSHLKNLKDILDNATSESLVLVDEICSGTDPEEGAAIATAVLESLLTRKALTIVTTHQGMLKAYAHQREGVVNGSMQFDAAELHPTYQFQMGIPGSSFALEMAKRMGFAPHILENARRFMGESKHALEDLIAKLSLELQNTLAEKTELLRERTELKRLMESYQQKLRALEQEKKDLRRQSLKEAKRLLAQAESVIEKAVKDIKQSQADSEAVKQARKDVEKLRKELAAEEMAVGANESQTPLPDASLRVGDKVRLLDTSSTGEIVEIHDEDAIVNFGNFRMKTQLRNLQKISNKEAREAERKEQKLSVSLPVEIKDVSTRLDLRGLMGDEAIQRVEKFLDESISNGIHKVDLIHGKGTGALRKRIIEYLKSDKRVKSFRLGNWDEGGTGVTIVEV; this is translated from the coding sequence TTGATGACACTTTCAGAGAAGTTAGAGTTCGACAAAATTCTTCGTTACGCTCAAAGGCTCTGCTTATCGGATATGGGCAGAGATCGATTAAATGATGCTTCGCCGATTCTCTCACTGGATGCACTAAAACTCCAACTCAGCAAAGCCGCTGAACTCAAACTCCTTATTGAGTCAGGCGAAGAGCTGCCGATTCCATCGCTGCCCGACACGCGTGAGCTTTACCGCAAACTTGCTATTGAAGAAAACTACTTGCAGCCCAAAGAGCTCTTGCAAGTTGCAATGTCGCTGCGTGTTGCATCGCAATTGAAAAAGTTTGTCTTCAATCGCCGTGAGACCTACCCCAATTTAAATTTGCTCACAGAGAATCTCTGGATGGAAAAATCCTTGCAGCATGAGATTACTCGTGTGGTCGATGAATTCGGTGAAGTGCGCACCACAGCAAGCGATGCACTTGCTTTTATTCGCAGTGCACTTGAGCAAAAACGCAGTGCCTTACGCCGAAAAATGGAGTCGCTCTTGCGCCGCTACTCCGAAGCAGGTATGCTGATGGAAGATAGCATCACAATTCGCAATGGTCGATTAGTCTTAGGGTTTCGTGTAGAGCATAAGTATCAAGTGCCCGGCTTTATTCATGATTTTTCGCAATCAGGACAAACGGTCTTCATTGAGCCTTCAGATACCTTGATGCTCTCCAATGAAATCCGTGACCTTGAAATCCAAGAAGTGCGTGAAATTGAGCGCATCTTGCGTGAGGTAGCACGAGTGCTACGCGAACACATAGACAATTTGCTCAGCAACCAAGAAATTCTCGCTGAGTTCGATGCACTTTACGCCAAAGCGCGATTTGCAATAGAAACCAAATCCGTGATGCCAGAACTCTCGGCTGAAAAATCGCTGCGCATTCGTGAAGCCTATCACCCTTGGCTACTGCTGACACACAAGAGACTTGGTAAGCCTACCGTGCCACTGACATTGGAGCTGGGCGAGCACAATCGTGTGCTGGTAATCACAGGTCCAAATGCTGGCGGTAAATCTGTAGCCATGAAGACGGTTGGACTGCTAGCGTATATGTTGCAGTTTGGGTTTTTGCTGCCATGTCGAGAAGACTCAAGATTTGCGCTCTTCGATAACATCTTCGTTGAAATCGGCGATGAGCAGTCGATTGAAAACGATCTCTCGACATTCAGCTCACATCTGAAAAATCTTAAAGATATTTTGGACAATGCCACGAGCGAAAGCCTTGTCTTAGTCGATGAAATTTGCTCGGGCACTGACCCTGAAGAAGGTGCAGCAATTGCCACTGCAGTCTTAGAAAGCTTGCTCACACGCAAAGCCCTTACGATTGTAACTACACACCAAGGCATGCTCAAAGCATATGCGCATCAGCGCGAGGGTGTTGTCAATGGGTCAATGCAATTTGATGCTGCCGAACTGCATCCGACTTACCAATTTCAAATGGGCATACCGGGCAGCAGTTTTGCACTCGAGATGGCAAAACGGATGGGCTTTGCGCCGCATATCTTGGAGAATGCCAGACGGTTTATGGGTGAGAGCAAACACGCGCTTGAAGATCTGATTGCAAAGCTAAGTTTGGAGTTGCAAAACACTTTGGCAGAAAAAACTGAACTACTGCGCGAGCGCACCGAACTAAAGCGGCTCATGGAATCGTATCAACAAAAACTGCGTGCACTTGAGCAAGAGAAAAAAGACCTGCGCAGACAAAGCCTCAAGGAAGCCAAACGCTTGCTTGCTCAAGCCGAGAGTGTGATTGAAAAAGCTGTCAAAGATATTAAGCAAAGTCAAGCTGATAGTGAAGCAGTTAAACAAGCGCGGAAAGATGTAGAAAAACTGCGCAAAGAACTGGCAGCAGAAGAAATGGCAGTAGGCGCAAATGAATCGCAGACACCGTTGCCAGATGCCTCGCTGCGAGTCGGTGATAAGGTCAGGTTGCTTGATACAAGCAGCACAGGCGAGATTGTGGAGATTCACGATGAAGATGCCATTGTGAATTTCGGCAACTTCCGAATGAAAACGCAGCTACGCAATCTTCAAAAAATTTCAAACAAAGAAGCTCGAGAAGCTGAACGCAAAGAGCAAAAGCTGAGTGTCTCGCTGCCAGTGGAAATCAAAGACGTGTCGACACGCTTAGATTTGCGTGGTTTGATGGGTGATGAAGCGATTCAGCGCGTTGAAAAATTCCTCGATGAATCCATCTCAAATGGCATTCATAAAGTTGACCTGATTCACGGCAAAGGCACAGGTGCGCTGCGTAAGCGTATTATAGAGTATCTCAAATCCGACAAGCGCGTCAAGTCTTTTCGACTGGGAAATTGGGACGAAGGTGGAACAGGTGTAACGATTGTGGAGGTGTAG